A window from Halomicrobium urmianum encodes these proteins:
- a CDS encoding DMT family transporter, whose translation MIGTVPLVGVSLATGAALAFAIQYLFVRVGTTDGSVSDVMLVSLVCNVAIVVPAAVYLGFGRITSVSLLSFVAAGVVGSLLARVLEFKSVEELGASRTSPVLAANVLFATVFAVVFLDESISSLHLAGIVLVVAGVAALSWEMAAADAATRSFREAGLALVVPLSAALFIALEPIVVAVGYAEGTSVASGIAIKVVAGLVGFAGYRWATRADPMADVFGRPGLRYYLGAGLANTAGIGLYFAALEAAPVSIVMPILQTGPLLVLGLSAAFLPRRLERVTPRLVAAAVVVVLGTVLVTLS comes from the coding sequence ATGATCGGTACGGTGCCGCTAGTGGGTGTCAGCCTGGCTACGGGAGCCGCGCTGGCGTTCGCGATCCAGTACCTGTTCGTCCGGGTCGGCACGACCGACGGCAGCGTCTCGGACGTGATGCTCGTTTCGCTGGTCTGTAACGTCGCGATCGTCGTCCCGGCGGCCGTCTATCTCGGGTTCGGCCGGATCACGTCCGTGTCGCTCCTGTCGTTCGTCGCCGCCGGGGTCGTCGGCTCGCTGCTGGCGCGGGTCCTGGAGTTCAAGAGCGTCGAGGAACTCGGAGCGAGCCGGACGTCGCCGGTCCTGGCGGCGAACGTCCTGTTCGCGACGGTGTTCGCGGTGGTGTTCCTCGACGAGTCCATCTCGTCGCTCCACCTCGCCGGAATCGTTCTGGTCGTCGCCGGCGTCGCGGCGCTCTCCTGGGAGATGGCCGCCGCCGACGCCGCGACTCGATCGTTTCGCGAGGCGGGACTCGCACTGGTCGTCCCGCTGTCGGCGGCGCTCTTCATCGCACTGGAACCGATCGTCGTGGCCGTGGGCTACGCCGAGGGGACCTCCGTCGCGTCCGGGATCGCGATCAAGGTCGTCGCGGGCCTCGTCGGGTTCGCCGGGTACCGGTGGGCCACCCGGGCTGACCCGATGGCGGACGTCTTCGGACGCCCGGGGCTCCGGTACTACCTGGGAGCGGGACTGGCCAATACGGCCGGTATCGGGCTCTACTTCGCCGCGCTCGAAGCGGCGCCGGTATCGATCGTGATGCCGATCCTCCAGACCGGACCGCTGCTCGTCCTCGGGCTCTCAGCCGCGTTCCTGCCGCGGCGTCTCGAACGGGTCACGCCGCGGCTCGTCGCCGCCGCGGTGGTCGTGGTCCTCGGTACCGTGCTCGTGACGCTCTCCTGA
- a CDS encoding molybdopterin-dependent oxidoreductase encodes MRDVTSLYEEFGEERLPPGQRKTERFPVLSKSGVPRPDVDEWEFTVTGAVEEELSLSWEEFRELPSETQRQDFHCVTGWSRFDNEFAGVTFPEIAERAGVRDDAEHVMFGALDDYTTNLPLDECDRPEVLFAYELDGEPLPSDHGGPLRVVTPHKYAYKGAKWVDSVAFLTEPERGYWEKRGYSNAANPWNEERYSSM; translated from the coding sequence ATGCGAGACGTCACCTCGCTCTACGAGGAGTTCGGCGAGGAGCGCCTGCCGCCGGGCCAGCGGAAGACCGAGCGCTTCCCCGTCCTCTCGAAGAGCGGCGTCCCCCGGCCGGACGTGGACGAGTGGGAGTTCACCGTCACCGGCGCGGTCGAGGAGGAACTGTCCCTCTCGTGGGAGGAGTTCAGAGAGCTGCCCAGCGAGACCCAGCGCCAGGACTTCCACTGCGTGACGGGTTGGAGCCGGTTCGACAACGAGTTCGCGGGCGTCACGTTCCCCGAGATCGCCGAACGCGCAGGCGTGCGAGACGACGCCGAGCACGTCATGTTCGGCGCGTTAGACGACTACACGACGAACCTGCCGCTCGACGAGTGCGACCGGCCGGAGGTCCTGTTCGCCTACGAGCTGGACGGCGAGCCGCTGCCATCGGATCACGGCGGCCCGCTGCGCGTGGTGACGCCCCACAAGTACGCATACAAGGGGGCGAAGTGGGTCGACAGCGTCGCGTTCCTCACTGAACCCGAGCGCGGGTATTGGGAGAAGCGCGGGTACTCGAACGCGGCGAACCCCTGGAACGAGGAGCGATACAGCTCGATGTGA